In Onychostoma macrolepis isolate SWU-2019 chromosome 04, ASM1243209v1, whole genome shotgun sequence, one DNA window encodes the following:
- the mdm1 gene encoding nuclear protein MDM1 isoform X9 has translation MHRSTPLCIQIVLLGKSCHVPKFERPANSRGEGISEYRSKYKGRTTRSRSDSPHRKMRLAGLRSDQSRITQEPQFISKRKVPFYPPQISSSFRWEGHDPSQQSQEKSRPVTPPAVTPVLRASSVERVVTPLAPRDPVPPEGTTAPSQQLQAEEQAAQTSTTAADQQQQRLNGINHVLRKRAGLRSERQRNGRLSSEYQRQFMWKTPAANSPLLAAHEMLYSNNRAIPPFKSNPVIMESEYKRSFKGSPPPRPPRLRRDVEQHEVPQLDAENNTTPEKSKRNKKKKKEQRQSRKSSPEEEVTHRQQQEVRSPCALRDSSPKVMRKGKTEYRSNFLSPLQYSYRDGAWAKIKTAKEEECEGFHEWYHEVQELREKADAYRKRAGGTHFSRQHLNQILSDHNWMWEPSSGTSSSSSIESEACRSTSSTPIIEALDLARTGSIRGRSSPGPSASVAASRRSSPGDARLHEDPTLPVQRKLAWDEEEGLGDRDESEISQEELTVEKNEGNPKDKHGDMKERNERLQVLETESSSVVDGSGDSIIRGRLPTPKLRTMQTVQRTHHDRTTPATGGALLVSPPNIKHSSRRVRRSEPPLGKPHSPYKHIIVGSPQRPHSKAESGSLPHSSPAAGLTTVDPLPMREDAWSEEEAEDYSTNLRQPKPSQRQQSSHRHRAAVPPPANRIQGTMRNPEFQHNGNLGIFRPELFVFPEAESSCVSDNVLVGTGIRSTCALMW, from the exons ATGCATCGCTCGACGCCGTTGTGCATCCAGATTGTCTTATTGGGTAAATCTTGCCACGTCCCCAAATTTGAGAGACCCGCAAATTCTCGCGGAGAG GGAATCAGCGAGTATCGGAGTAAATACAAAGGTCGAACAACACGATCCAGAAGCGATTCTCCACATCGCAAGATGCGACTGGCAGGACTGCGCTCTGACCAGTCAA GAATTACCCAGGAACCCCAATTCATATCCAAAAGGAAAGTGCCATTTTATCCACCTCAGATATCCAGTTCTTTCCGATGGGAAGGGCATGATCCATCTCAACAGAGTCAGGAGAAGAGCAGGCCTGTCACACCTCCAGCTGTCACACCTGTGCTCAGAGCCTCTAGTGTAGAAAGAGTAGTGACCCCTCTTGCCCCAAGAGACCCCGTGCCACCAGAGGGCACCACTGCACCATCTCAACAACTACAAGCAGAGGAGCAAGCAGCTCAGACATCCACCACTGCTGCAGACCAGCAGCAACAGAGACTAAATGGA ATTAACCATGTGCTAAGGAAACGAGCGGGACTGAGATCGGAGCGACAGAGGAATGGCCGTTTGAGCTCTGAGTACCAGAGACAGTTCATGTGGAAAACGCCTGCGGCCAATTCACCCCTGCTAGCTGCACATGAG ATGCTGTACAGTAACAACAGAGCCATCCCACCCTTCAAATCAAACCCAGTAATTATGGAGAGTGAGTACAAGAGAAGTTTCAAAGGATCACCTCCTCCCAGACCACCACGCCTGAGGCGAGATGTTGAACAACACGAGGTCCCGCAGCTTGATGCAGAGAACAACACAACCCCAGAGAAG AGTAAGAggaacaagaagaagaagaaggagcaACGACAGAGCAGAAAGTCAAGCCCCGAAGAGGAAGTTACCCATCGACAGCAACAGGAAGTGAGGTCACCCTGTGCCCTGAGAGACTCTTCGCCCAAGGTTATGAG GAAAGGGAAAACCGAGTACAGATCCAACTTTCTTTCTCCCCTACAGTATAGTTACAGAGATGGAGCATGGGCGAAGATCAAAACTGCAAAGGAGGAG GAGTGTGAAGGTTTTCACGAGTGGTATCATGAG GTGCAGGAGTTACGTGAGAAAGCTGATGCCTACAGGAAAAGGGCCGGGGGAACTCATTTTTCTCGGCAGCACCTGAATCAAATCCTGTCGGACCACAACTGGATGTGGGAGCCTTCCAGTGGCACttcttcctcatcctccatTGAATCTGAGGCCTGCAGAAGCACTAGTAGCACCCCTATCATCGAGGCTCTGGACCTGGCCag AACTGGTAGTATCAGGGGACGCTCTAGCCCTGGGCCTTCTGCTTCTGTGGCAGCCAGCAGGAGAAGCTCTCCTGGAGATGCTCGTCTTCATGAAGACCCCACCCTCCCTGTGCAGAGAAAGTTGGCCTGGGATGAAGAAGAGGGACTTGGAGATAGAGATGAGTCAGAGATTTCACAGGAGGAGCTAACAGTTGAAAAAAATGAGGGGAATCCAAAAGATAAGCATGGGGACATGAAGGAGAGAAATGAAAG GTTGCAGGTGTTGGAAACTGAGTCATCATCAGTGGTGGACGGGTCTGGAGATTCCATTATCAGGGGCAGATTGCCAACCCCCAAACTCAGGACCATGCAGACTGTGCAAAGAACACACCATGATCGGACCACTCCAGCCACTG GAGGAGCTTTGCTGGTCTCTCCTCCGAATATCAAACATTCCTCCAGGAGAGTTAGGAGGAGTGAACCACCTTTAGGAAAACCTCACTCTCCTTACAAACATATCATAGTTGGCTCTCCACAGCGGCCACATAGTAAG GCTGAGAGTGGAAGCTTGCCACATTCCTCACCAGCCGCTGGCCTGACCACTGTAGATCCACTTCCCATGCGAGAAGATGCCTGGTCTGAGGAGGAGGCGGAAGACTACTCCACCAATCTAAGACAACCCAAGCCATCGCAAAGACAACAGTCCAGCCACCGTCACCGAGCTGCTGTCCCTCCACCTGCCAACAGGATCCAGGGCACAATGAGAAACCCGGAATTTCAGCATAATG GTAACCTGGGAATTTTTCGGCCAGAGCTGTTTGTGTTTCCTGAAGCTGAATCTTCCTGTGTGTCAGATAATG TTTTGGTAGGAACAGGAATTAGATCAACGTGTGCTTTGATGTGGTGA
- the mdm1 gene encoding nuclear protein MDM1 isoform X4, giving the protein MHRSTPLCIQIVLLGKSCHVPKFERPANSRGEGISEYRSKYKGRTTRSRSDSPHRKMRLAGLRSDQSRITQEPQFISKRKVPFYPPQISSSFRWEGHDPSQQSQEKSRPVTPPAVTPVLRASSVERVVTPLAPRDPVPPEGTTAPSQQLQAEEQAAQTSTTAADQQQQRLNGINHVLRKRAGLRSERQRNGRLSSEYQRQFMWKTPAANSPLLAAHEMLYSNNRAIPPFKSNPVIMESEYKRSFKGSPPPRPPRLRRDVEQHEVPQLDAENNTTPEKSKRNKKKKKEQRQSRKSSPEEEVTHRQQQEVRSPCALRDSSPKVMRKGKTEYRSNFLSPLQYSYRDGAWAKIKTAKEEVQELREKADAYRKRAGGTHFSRQHLNQILSDHNWMWEPSSGTSSSSSIESEACRSTSSTPIIEALDLARTGSIRGRSSPGPSASVAASRRSSPGDARLHEDPTLPVQRKLAWDEEEGLGDRDESEISQEELTVEKNEGNPKDKHGDMKERNERLQVLETESSSVVDGSGDSIIRGRLPTPKLRTMQTVQRTHHDRTTPATGGALLVSPPNIKHSSRRVRRSEPPLGKPHSPYKHIIVGSPQRPHSKAESGSLPHSSPAAGLTTVDPLPMREDAWSEEEAEDYSTNLRQPKPSQRQQSSHRHRAAVPPPANRIQGTMRNPEFQHNGNLGIFRPELFVFPEAESSCVSDNGKITSLILADISSHKQLVTVTSLFYVCLAVLVGTGIRSTCALMW; this is encoded by the exons ATGCATCGCTCGACGCCGTTGTGCATCCAGATTGTCTTATTGGGTAAATCTTGCCACGTCCCCAAATTTGAGAGACCCGCAAATTCTCGCGGAGAG GGAATCAGCGAGTATCGGAGTAAATACAAAGGTCGAACAACACGATCCAGAAGCGATTCTCCACATCGCAAGATGCGACTGGCAGGACTGCGCTCTGACCAGTCAA GAATTACCCAGGAACCCCAATTCATATCCAAAAGGAAAGTGCCATTTTATCCACCTCAGATATCCAGTTCTTTCCGATGGGAAGGGCATGATCCATCTCAACAGAGTCAGGAGAAGAGCAGGCCTGTCACACCTCCAGCTGTCACACCTGTGCTCAGAGCCTCTAGTGTAGAAAGAGTAGTGACCCCTCTTGCCCCAAGAGACCCCGTGCCACCAGAGGGCACCACTGCACCATCTCAACAACTACAAGCAGAGGAGCAAGCAGCTCAGACATCCACCACTGCTGCAGACCAGCAGCAACAGAGACTAAATGGA ATTAACCATGTGCTAAGGAAACGAGCGGGACTGAGATCGGAGCGACAGAGGAATGGCCGTTTGAGCTCTGAGTACCAGAGACAGTTCATGTGGAAAACGCCTGCGGCCAATTCACCCCTGCTAGCTGCACATGAG ATGCTGTACAGTAACAACAGAGCCATCCCACCCTTCAAATCAAACCCAGTAATTATGGAGAGTGAGTACAAGAGAAGTTTCAAAGGATCACCTCCTCCCAGACCACCACGCCTGAGGCGAGATGTTGAACAACACGAGGTCCCGCAGCTTGATGCAGAGAACAACACAACCCCAGAGAAG AGTAAGAggaacaagaagaagaagaaggagcaACGACAGAGCAGAAAGTCAAGCCCCGAAGAGGAAGTTACCCATCGACAGCAACAGGAAGTGAGGTCACCCTGTGCCCTGAGAGACTCTTCGCCCAAGGTTATGAG GAAAGGGAAAACCGAGTACAGATCCAACTTTCTTTCTCCCCTACAGTATAGTTACAGAGATGGAGCATGGGCGAAGATCAAAACTGCAAAGGAGGAG GTGCAGGAGTTACGTGAGAAAGCTGATGCCTACAGGAAAAGGGCCGGGGGAACTCATTTTTCTCGGCAGCACCTGAATCAAATCCTGTCGGACCACAACTGGATGTGGGAGCCTTCCAGTGGCACttcttcctcatcctccatTGAATCTGAGGCCTGCAGAAGCACTAGTAGCACCCCTATCATCGAGGCTCTGGACCTGGCCag AACTGGTAGTATCAGGGGACGCTCTAGCCCTGGGCCTTCTGCTTCTGTGGCAGCCAGCAGGAGAAGCTCTCCTGGAGATGCTCGTCTTCATGAAGACCCCACCCTCCCTGTGCAGAGAAAGTTGGCCTGGGATGAAGAAGAGGGACTTGGAGATAGAGATGAGTCAGAGATTTCACAGGAGGAGCTAACAGTTGAAAAAAATGAGGGGAATCCAAAAGATAAGCATGGGGACATGAAGGAGAGAAATGAAAG GTTGCAGGTGTTGGAAACTGAGTCATCATCAGTGGTGGACGGGTCTGGAGATTCCATTATCAGGGGCAGATTGCCAACCCCCAAACTCAGGACCATGCAGACTGTGCAAAGAACACACCATGATCGGACCACTCCAGCCACTG GAGGAGCTTTGCTGGTCTCTCCTCCGAATATCAAACATTCCTCCAGGAGAGTTAGGAGGAGTGAACCACCTTTAGGAAAACCTCACTCTCCTTACAAACATATCATAGTTGGCTCTCCACAGCGGCCACATAGTAAG GCTGAGAGTGGAAGCTTGCCACATTCCTCACCAGCCGCTGGCCTGACCACTGTAGATCCACTTCCCATGCGAGAAGATGCCTGGTCTGAGGAGGAGGCGGAAGACTACTCCACCAATCTAAGACAACCCAAGCCATCGCAAAGACAACAGTCCAGCCACCGTCACCGAGCTGCTGTCCCTCCACCTGCCAACAGGATCCAGGGCACAATGAGAAACCCGGAATTTCAGCATAATG GTAACCTGGGAATTTTTCGGCCAGAGCTGTTTGTGTTTCCTGAAGCTGAATCTTCCTGTGTGTCAGATAATGGTAAAATCACTTCCTTAATATTAGCAGACATTAGCAGCCATAAGCAGTTAGTGACAGTTACTTCACTCTTTTATGTCTGTCTAGCAGTTTTGGTAGGAACAGGAATTAGATCAACGTGTGCTTTGATGTGGTGA
- the mdm1 gene encoding nuclear protein MDM1 isoform X2, with amino-acid sequence MHRSTPLCIQIVLLGKSCHVPKFERPANSRGEGISEYRSKYKGRTTRSRSDSPHRKMRLAGLRSDQSRITQEPQFISKRKVPFYPPQISSSFRWEGHDPSQQSQEKSRPVTPPAVTPVLRASSVERVVTPLAPRDPVPPEGTTAPSQQLQAEEQAAQTSTTAADQQQQRLNGINHVLRKRAGLRSERQRNGRLSSEYQRQFMWKTPAANSPLLAAHEMLYSNNRAIPPFKSNPVIMESEYKRSFKGSPPPRPPRLRRDVEQHEVPQLDAENNTTPEKSKRNKKKKKEQRQSRKSSPEEEVTHRQQQEVRSPCALRDSSPKVMRKGKTEYRSNFLSPLQYSYRDGAWAKIKTAKEEECEGFHEWYHEVQELREKADAYRKRAGGTHFSRQHLNQILSDHNWMWEPSSGTSSSSSIESEACRSTSSTPIIEALDLARTGSIRGRSSPGPSASVAASRRSSPGDARLHEDPTLPVQRKLAWDEEEGLGDRDESEISQEELTVEKNEGNPKDKHGDMKERNERLQVLETESSSVVDGSGDSIIRGRLPTPKLRTMQTVQRTHHDRTTPATGGALLVSPPNIKHSSRRVRRSEPPLGKPHSPYKHIIVGSPQRPHSKAESGSLPHSSPAAGLTTVDPLPMREDAWSEEEAEDYSTNLRQPKPSQRQQSSHRHRAAVPPPANRIQGTMRNPEFQHNGNLGIFRPELFVFPEAESSCVSDNGKITSLILADISSHKQLVTVTSLFYVCLAVLVGTGIRSTCALM; translated from the exons ATGCATCGCTCGACGCCGTTGTGCATCCAGATTGTCTTATTGGGTAAATCTTGCCACGTCCCCAAATTTGAGAGACCCGCAAATTCTCGCGGAGAG GGAATCAGCGAGTATCGGAGTAAATACAAAGGTCGAACAACACGATCCAGAAGCGATTCTCCACATCGCAAGATGCGACTGGCAGGACTGCGCTCTGACCAGTCAA GAATTACCCAGGAACCCCAATTCATATCCAAAAGGAAAGTGCCATTTTATCCACCTCAGATATCCAGTTCTTTCCGATGGGAAGGGCATGATCCATCTCAACAGAGTCAGGAGAAGAGCAGGCCTGTCACACCTCCAGCTGTCACACCTGTGCTCAGAGCCTCTAGTGTAGAAAGAGTAGTGACCCCTCTTGCCCCAAGAGACCCCGTGCCACCAGAGGGCACCACTGCACCATCTCAACAACTACAAGCAGAGGAGCAAGCAGCTCAGACATCCACCACTGCTGCAGACCAGCAGCAACAGAGACTAAATGGA ATTAACCATGTGCTAAGGAAACGAGCGGGACTGAGATCGGAGCGACAGAGGAATGGCCGTTTGAGCTCTGAGTACCAGAGACAGTTCATGTGGAAAACGCCTGCGGCCAATTCACCCCTGCTAGCTGCACATGAG ATGCTGTACAGTAACAACAGAGCCATCCCACCCTTCAAATCAAACCCAGTAATTATGGAGAGTGAGTACAAGAGAAGTTTCAAAGGATCACCTCCTCCCAGACCACCACGCCTGAGGCGAGATGTTGAACAACACGAGGTCCCGCAGCTTGATGCAGAGAACAACACAACCCCAGAGAAG AGTAAGAggaacaagaagaagaagaaggagcaACGACAGAGCAGAAAGTCAAGCCCCGAAGAGGAAGTTACCCATCGACAGCAACAGGAAGTGAGGTCACCCTGTGCCCTGAGAGACTCTTCGCCCAAGGTTATGAG GAAAGGGAAAACCGAGTACAGATCCAACTTTCTTTCTCCCCTACAGTATAGTTACAGAGATGGAGCATGGGCGAAGATCAAAACTGCAAAGGAGGAG GAGTGTGAAGGTTTTCACGAGTGGTATCATGAG GTGCAGGAGTTACGTGAGAAAGCTGATGCCTACAGGAAAAGGGCCGGGGGAACTCATTTTTCTCGGCAGCACCTGAATCAAATCCTGTCGGACCACAACTGGATGTGGGAGCCTTCCAGTGGCACttcttcctcatcctccatTGAATCTGAGGCCTGCAGAAGCACTAGTAGCACCCCTATCATCGAGGCTCTGGACCTGGCCag AACTGGTAGTATCAGGGGACGCTCTAGCCCTGGGCCTTCTGCTTCTGTGGCAGCCAGCAGGAGAAGCTCTCCTGGAGATGCTCGTCTTCATGAAGACCCCACCCTCCCTGTGCAGAGAAAGTTGGCCTGGGATGAAGAAGAGGGACTTGGAGATAGAGATGAGTCAGAGATTTCACAGGAGGAGCTAACAGTTGAAAAAAATGAGGGGAATCCAAAAGATAAGCATGGGGACATGAAGGAGAGAAATGAAAG GTTGCAGGTGTTGGAAACTGAGTCATCATCAGTGGTGGACGGGTCTGGAGATTCCATTATCAGGGGCAGATTGCCAACCCCCAAACTCAGGACCATGCAGACTGTGCAAAGAACACACCATGATCGGACCACTCCAGCCACTG GAGGAGCTTTGCTGGTCTCTCCTCCGAATATCAAACATTCCTCCAGGAGAGTTAGGAGGAGTGAACCACCTTTAGGAAAACCTCACTCTCCTTACAAACATATCATAGTTGGCTCTCCACAGCGGCCACATAGTAAG GCTGAGAGTGGAAGCTTGCCACATTCCTCACCAGCCGCTGGCCTGACCACTGTAGATCCACTTCCCATGCGAGAAGATGCCTGGTCTGAGGAGGAGGCGGAAGACTACTCCACCAATCTAAGACAACCCAAGCCATCGCAAAGACAACAGTCCAGCCACCGTCACCGAGCTGCTGTCCCTCCACCTGCCAACAGGATCCAGGGCACAATGAGAAACCCGGAATTTCAGCATAATG GTAACCTGGGAATTTTTCGGCCAGAGCTGTTTGTGTTTCCTGAAGCTGAATCTTCCTGTGTGTCAGATAATGGTAAAATCACTTCCTTAATATTAGCAGACATTAGCAGCCATAAGCAGTTAGTGACAGTTACTTCACTCTTTTATGTCTGTCTAGCAGTTTTGGTAGGAACAGGAATTAGATCAACGTGTGCTTTGATGTG A
- the mdm1 gene encoding nuclear protein MDM1 isoform X8 → MHRSTPLCIQIVLLGKSCHVPKFERPANSRGEGISEYRSKYKGRTTRSRSDSPHRKMRLAGLRSDQSRITQEPQFISKRKVPFYPPQISSSFRWEGHDPSQQSQEKSRPVTPPAVTPVLRASSVERVVTPLAPRDPVPPEGTTAPSQQLQAEEQAAQTSTTAADQQQQRLNGINHVLRKRAGLRSERQRNGRLSSEYQRQFMWKTPAANSPLLAAHEMLYSNNRAIPPFKSNPVIMESEYKRSFKGSPPPRPPRLRRDVEQHEVPQLDAENNTTPEKSKRNKKKKKEQRQSRKSSPEEEVTHRQQQEVRSPCALRDSSPKVMRKGKTEYRSNFLSPLQYSYRDGAWAKIKTAKEEECEGFHEWYHEVQELREKADAYRKRAGGTHFSRQHLNQILSDHNWMWEPSSGTSSSSSIESEACRSTSSTPIIEALDLARTGSIRGRSSPGPSASVAASRRSSPGDARLHEDPTLPVQRKLAWDEEEGLGDRDESEISQEELTVEKNEGNPKDKHGDMKERNERLQVLETESSSVVDGSGDSIIRGRLPTPKLRTMQTVQRTHHDRTTPATGGALLVSPPNIKHSSRRVRRSEPPLGKPHSPYKHIIVGSPQRPHSKAESGSLPHSSPAAGLTTVDPLPMREDAWSEEEAEDYSTNLRQPKPSQRQQSSHRHRAAVPPPANRIQGTMRNPEFQHNGNLGIFRPELFVFPEAESSCVSDNAVLVGTGIRSTCALM, encoded by the exons ATGCATCGCTCGACGCCGTTGTGCATCCAGATTGTCTTATTGGGTAAATCTTGCCACGTCCCCAAATTTGAGAGACCCGCAAATTCTCGCGGAGAG GGAATCAGCGAGTATCGGAGTAAATACAAAGGTCGAACAACACGATCCAGAAGCGATTCTCCACATCGCAAGATGCGACTGGCAGGACTGCGCTCTGACCAGTCAA GAATTACCCAGGAACCCCAATTCATATCCAAAAGGAAAGTGCCATTTTATCCACCTCAGATATCCAGTTCTTTCCGATGGGAAGGGCATGATCCATCTCAACAGAGTCAGGAGAAGAGCAGGCCTGTCACACCTCCAGCTGTCACACCTGTGCTCAGAGCCTCTAGTGTAGAAAGAGTAGTGACCCCTCTTGCCCCAAGAGACCCCGTGCCACCAGAGGGCACCACTGCACCATCTCAACAACTACAAGCAGAGGAGCAAGCAGCTCAGACATCCACCACTGCTGCAGACCAGCAGCAACAGAGACTAAATGGA ATTAACCATGTGCTAAGGAAACGAGCGGGACTGAGATCGGAGCGACAGAGGAATGGCCGTTTGAGCTCTGAGTACCAGAGACAGTTCATGTGGAAAACGCCTGCGGCCAATTCACCCCTGCTAGCTGCACATGAG ATGCTGTACAGTAACAACAGAGCCATCCCACCCTTCAAATCAAACCCAGTAATTATGGAGAGTGAGTACAAGAGAAGTTTCAAAGGATCACCTCCTCCCAGACCACCACGCCTGAGGCGAGATGTTGAACAACACGAGGTCCCGCAGCTTGATGCAGAGAACAACACAACCCCAGAGAAG AGTAAGAggaacaagaagaagaagaaggagcaACGACAGAGCAGAAAGTCAAGCCCCGAAGAGGAAGTTACCCATCGACAGCAACAGGAAGTGAGGTCACCCTGTGCCCTGAGAGACTCTTCGCCCAAGGTTATGAG GAAAGGGAAAACCGAGTACAGATCCAACTTTCTTTCTCCCCTACAGTATAGTTACAGAGATGGAGCATGGGCGAAGATCAAAACTGCAAAGGAGGAG GAGTGTGAAGGTTTTCACGAGTGGTATCATGAG GTGCAGGAGTTACGTGAGAAAGCTGATGCCTACAGGAAAAGGGCCGGGGGAACTCATTTTTCTCGGCAGCACCTGAATCAAATCCTGTCGGACCACAACTGGATGTGGGAGCCTTCCAGTGGCACttcttcctcatcctccatTGAATCTGAGGCCTGCAGAAGCACTAGTAGCACCCCTATCATCGAGGCTCTGGACCTGGCCag AACTGGTAGTATCAGGGGACGCTCTAGCCCTGGGCCTTCTGCTTCTGTGGCAGCCAGCAGGAGAAGCTCTCCTGGAGATGCTCGTCTTCATGAAGACCCCACCCTCCCTGTGCAGAGAAAGTTGGCCTGGGATGAAGAAGAGGGACTTGGAGATAGAGATGAGTCAGAGATTTCACAGGAGGAGCTAACAGTTGAAAAAAATGAGGGGAATCCAAAAGATAAGCATGGGGACATGAAGGAGAGAAATGAAAG GTTGCAGGTGTTGGAAACTGAGTCATCATCAGTGGTGGACGGGTCTGGAGATTCCATTATCAGGGGCAGATTGCCAACCCCCAAACTCAGGACCATGCAGACTGTGCAAAGAACACACCATGATCGGACCACTCCAGCCACTG GAGGAGCTTTGCTGGTCTCTCCTCCGAATATCAAACATTCCTCCAGGAGAGTTAGGAGGAGTGAACCACCTTTAGGAAAACCTCACTCTCCTTACAAACATATCATAGTTGGCTCTCCACAGCGGCCACATAGTAAG GCTGAGAGTGGAAGCTTGCCACATTCCTCACCAGCCGCTGGCCTGACCACTGTAGATCCACTTCCCATGCGAGAAGATGCCTGGTCTGAGGAGGAGGCGGAAGACTACTCCACCAATCTAAGACAACCCAAGCCATCGCAAAGACAACAGTCCAGCCACCGTCACCGAGCTGCTGTCCCTCCACCTGCCAACAGGATCCAGGGCACAATGAGAAACCCGGAATTTCAGCATAATG GTAACCTGGGAATTTTTCGGCCAGAGCTGTTTGTGTTTCCTGAAGCTGAATCTTCCTGTGTGTCAGATAATG CAGTTTTGGTAGGAACAGGAATTAGATCAACGTGTGCTTTGATGTG A